From the genome of Candidatus Hydrogenedentota bacterium:
ATGACGCTAACGGAGCGTGGCAGGTCCTGGGGATTACGAGTCCGCAGATCCCCGCGATTCTGGACGATTTCTTCGCTTCAATTCCTGAAGTGGAAGAACTGACCGAAGCCGTGTCTTGAGCCGGCGGTGAACCATGGTCTTGCGCGAGTTGAAGACGGAAGGGTTCCGGTGCCTGAATCTGGCGCAATTCGCGCCGGGAAACGGCGTAAACGTCATATGGGGCGACAATGCCCAAGGCAAGACCTCCCTCCTGGAGGCTATCCTTTACGCGGCCACCTCGAAAAGCCACCGCACGAACCAGGAATCCGACATGGTGCAGCATGGCCAGCATGGCTTTCGTATCCACGCCGCCGCGCAACGCATCGACCGGCCTGTAACCGTCGACGCCACTTGGTGGCACGGGCAGAAGCGCTTCAAGGTCAACGGCGTGGCGCAAAACAAAGTGAGCGGAATCCTGGGTAAAATGCCCGTGGTCTTCTTTTCCCCCGAGGACGTGGAATTGGTCCGTGGAACGGCCGCCGTCCGCAGAAAATTCCTGGACATGGAGATTTCGCAGATCGAACCCGCCTACCTTCGGGCGCTTCAACAGTACCGGCAGGTCCTCAAACAGCGCAACGAACTCCTCAAGCACACGGCTCTCGAGCCTGACCTCTTGGACGCGTGGGACGAGCAGCTCGTGCGGTACGGCCGCGTAATCGCCCGCAGCAGACGGGCTTTTGTTGACGAGTTGCGCGCGGCCGCCGCACCCGCATACCAGACCATCGCGGAAAGCGAGGACTTGGCTATCGCCTTCGCTCCTGACATTCCGCCCGACAAAGATCACCTCGCGGCGCTCCGCGAAACCCGGGAACGCGACCGGCGGTACGGCCTCACGCATCGGGGACCCCATCGAGACGATTTCGACCTTGTCATCTCGGGCAAGGCCGCGCGCCAGTTCGCGTCCCAGGGGCAGCAGCGCACTGCGGCACTGGCCCTCAAACTCGCCGAGTTGCGGCTGGTACGCCAGCGCATCGCAGAGTATCCTATACTCATGCTGGACGATGTCCTCTCCGAGTTGGACCCGAAGCGTTCGAGGCGCCTTTTTCAGACAATTCCGGAGGAAGTGCAGTGCCTGTTGACTGCAACGCACCTGAGCCCGGATGCGGTACCCGCCGGGGTCACGTGCTCTTTCTACCGGATCACGAAAGGGCAGTTGGCTCAGGCCTAGCCCTGGCGCGCCTTCCGTCTCTGGAGACAAGCCGTTGAAACGCAAAAAAGAGCCCACGAGCATACAGGAAGTGCTGGCGCAGTTGCGCCAGGAGACTGAACTGGGCCGCCAACTCGAGCAGGCCCAGATCTGGTCGCGCTGGCCCGAGATTGCGGGAACCCGGCTCATGGAGCACGGGAGGCCCCACGCAGTGCGCGACAAGGTGCTCTATATCGAAGCCGACAGCCCGGTATGGATGCATCGGTTTGCCTATCGGAAGTGGGACCTCATACGCCGGATAAACGGGTTCGCGGGCCACGAATTGGTCTCCGACATCTTTCTGGTCCTTTCGGAGGACGCCAAAGATGCCACGTCACAAGATGGCGTATAGGGCCGGCACGGCAAACGCAAAATGTTGCGTATTTCTTTGATTTTCACCCCCTGATTTGATAGAATAGCTCGACGAAATTTCGGCCCCTCGGCCATGAGCGGGATTTGCGAGGTAAATTCAATGACGAAAGATAGTTATGGCGCTGAATCCATTCAGGTGTTGGAAGGTCTGCAGGCGGTACGAAGACGACCCGCGATGTACGTCGGCGACACCAATACGCGGGGACTTCATCATCTGGTCTACGAGGTGGTCGATAACAGCATAGACGAGGCCCTCAACGGCAATTGTACCAAGATTAGTGTCACCGTTCACATCGACAATAGCGTAAGCGTTGTAGACGATGGGCGCGGTATTCCCGTAGCCAATCATCCCAAGTATCGAAACAAGTCCGCCCTCGAAGTTGTGATGACGATGCTGCACGCGGGCGGCAAGTTCGACAATTCCAATTATAAGGTGGCTGGCGGGCTTCACGGAGTGGGCGTATCGTGCGTAAACGCCCTTTCGGAATGGTGCGAAGTCGAAGTCAGGCGCGAAGGTTATGTCCATTTCATGACCTTCAAACGGGGAGAGCCGCAGGGAAAACTCGAGCGAACCAAACGAGCCAAGGGCACGGGCACGCGCGTCACGTTCCGTCCCGACCCCGAAATCTTCGAGGTCTCCGAATTCAGTTCAGAGACTCTCTTGGCGCGCCTTCGCGAATTGGCGTTCTTGAACAAGGGCCTCAGAATCGCATTCGAAGATGAACGCGTCGACGATGAGCCGGTTGTGATGCAGTATAAGGGCGGCATCATCGAGTATGTCGAATACCTGAACCGTAACCGGGAAGCCCTGCACCGGAAACCCGTCTATTTCGAGGCGCAGAAGGACCGCGTCCAGTGCGAGATCGCCCTGCAATACACGACGTCGTACTCCGAGACGGTGTCGAGTTTTGCGAACAACATCAATACCCACGAAGGCGGCACCCATCTAAGCGGTTTCAAAGCTGCCTTGACCAAGGCCCTCAACGACTATGCCCGGAAGAACAATCAATTCAAAAAGGCTGAGATGAGCATTTCGGGCGATGACTCGCGCGAAGGTCTGACGGCCATCGTGTCCGTCCGCGTGCCCAATCCGCAGTTTGAAGGCCAGACCAAAATGAAACTGGGCAACAGCGAGGTCCAGGGCATCGTGAATTCCATCGTGTACGAGGGGCTGCAAACGTATTTCGAAGAAAACCCAACCGTTGCCAACCGCATTATTTCCAAAACGGTCGAGGCCGCGAGAGCCCGCGAAGCTGCCCGTAAAGCGCGCGATTTGACCCGTCGAAAGAGCGCGTTCGACAGTGGCGCCCTGCCCGGCAAACTTGCCGATTGTTCGGAAAAAGATCCGGCGTTGTGCGAATTGTTCATCGTCGAGGGCGACAGCGCCGGCGGGTCTGCAAAACAGGGGCGCGACCGGCGGTACCAGGCCATACTCCCGCTCCGGGGCAAGATCCTGAACGTCGAAAAGGCCCGCGTCGACAGAATGTTGAACAACGCTGAGATTCGCGCGCTGATTACTGCTTTGGGCGTCGGTTTCGGCAAGGACGACTTCAAGATCGAGAACCTGCGTTACCACAAAGTCATTATCATGACAGACGCGGATGTGGACGGAGCACACATACGCACGTTGCTGCTGACCTTCTTTTACAGGCAGATGCCCGGTTTGATCAAGCGCGGCCACCTCTACATTGCACAGCCGCCGCTGTTCCAGGTCAAACGAGGGAAAAAGGTCCAGTACCTCAATACCGAGGAGCAGATGGAGCGGTTCCTCCTCGAGAACGTCTTGGAAGATGTGAGTGTGACTGCGTCCAACGGCAGCCCGCGCTCAAACAAGGTCACGCTGAAGACGTTGGAAAAAGCTCTCCAGGCAGCCATCGAGCGCGACAGGATGTTTTCCCGGCTGGAGCGCGTGTACGGCGTTGAACGCGACGCCGCCGAAAAGGCACTGAAGCTGCCGCGTGAAAAATGGATGGACCCGGCGAGCCTTTCCCAGAAGGACGTGCGAGACTTGTTTGCGGACGCCGAGATTATCGACACCGGCCAGGTCCAGGGAACACTTATCGAGAACGGCAACGGGGGCGACAAAGAGCGCATCAAACGCGAGAAGGGGCAAGTGGACCTGGCGTTTCTGCGCAGTCACGAATTCTCGGTTCTATTGTCTGAGGCGGACGCCTTGTCCGCGATCGGCAGTCCGCCGTTTCGTGTCGAGCCCGCAAAGGAGGGGCAGCCCTTCGAAACCGATAGCCTTCTTCAATTGCGCGCGCATCTCCTTGAATTGGCTCAGAAAGGGCTTTCCATTCAGCGCTACAAGGGTCTCGGCGAGATGAACCCCGAGCAGCTTATGGAAACAACCATGAATCCGGACAGCCGCACCGTGTTGCGGGTCGAGGCGGAGGATGACACCGCGGCAGACGATATGTTCGTCACTCTTATGGGCGACATGGTTGAGCCGCGCAAGGCCTTCATCGAGAAACACGCGGCGGAGGTGCGCAACGTCGACACATGATGACGGGACGCCAGTTTTCCTGGCGCTGCCGGTGACGGCCGGGGGTAAGCCCGATACATACACGGAAGACAGTCGAGGAGCACGATGTACACACGTAACGAGAAGATAGTTCCTATCGCAATCGAAAGCGAGATGAAGACGTCCTTCATGGATTATTCCATGAGCGTCATCGTCAGCCGTGCGTTGCCGGACGTGCGCGATGGCTTGAAGCCGGTCCATCGGCGGATTTTGTATACCATGCACGAGTTGGGGCTTGTGCACAGCCGGGGATTCCGGAAATCCGCCGCTGTAGTCGGCGACACCATGGGTAAATACCATCCACACGGCGACTCGGCCATTTACGATACGCTGGTTCGTCTGGCACAGCCATGGAGCATGCGTTACCCCCTTGTGGAGGGACAGGGCAATTTCGGCTCGATCGACGGCGACAGTCCGGCGGCCATGCGGTACACCGAAACACGCATGGAAGCAATCACCGCGCAGATGCTCTCGGACATCGAGAAAGAGACCGTCAATATGGTGGCCAACTACGACGGCCGCTTGAAAGAGCCGACCGTATTGCCGTCGGCCATACCCAACCTGCTGGTTAACGGCTCGTATGGAATCGCTGTCGGCATGGCCACGAGCTGCCCGCCCCATAACCTGACCGAAGTGTGTGACGCCATCGTGTACCTTATCGATCACCCCGAAGCCACAAGCAAGGACTTGATGAAGTTCGTCAAAGGCCCGGATTTCCCCGGCGGGGGGATCATATGCGGCCGCGGCGGCATTGCCAAGGCGTACAGGACGGGCAACGGCCGGGTCACAGTGCGGGCGCGTGTAAACGTCGAGACGAACAAGAAGACGGGCAAGGAGAGCCTCATTGTGACCGAGCTTCCGTATCAGGTCAACAAGGCTCGGTTAATTGAGAGCATCGCGGACCTGGTGCGCGCCAAGAAGATCGACGGGATTTCAGATCTTCGCGACGAATCCGATAAGGACGGCATGCGGGTCGTCATCGAGATTCGTAAGGGCGACGAGCCGCAGGTTATTCTCAACCAGTTGTTCAAGTTCACTCAGTTACAGGATACGGCCAGCATCAATCTGCTGGCCCTGGTCAACAATTCGCCGCGCCTCCTTTCCTTGCGGGAGATGGTGTATCACTACGCCGAGCACCGGGCGGAGATTGTTGAACGCCGCACCCGCTACGACCTGGACCAGGCCGAAAAGCGCGCACACATTCTGGAAGGCCTTCTGAAGGCCATCGACAACATCGACGAAGTCATCGCTATTATCCGGGGTTCCGCGGACGCACAAGACGCGCAGAACGCCTTGATGAAGCGGTTCACCTTCAGTGAGGCACAAGCCGGCGCCATCCTCGCCATGCGCCTGCGCCGTTTGACTGGCTTGGAGCGCGAGGAATTGGAGAAGGAATACGCGGAACTGCTCAAGGAGATCGAGCGGCTTCGCAACATCCTCTCGAGCGAAAAGACCATCAAGGCGGAGGTCCGGAGGGAGATTCTGGAGACAAAGCAACAGTACGGCGACAAACGGCGTACGCAGATCCTGGATGAGGTCTCTGAGTTCAGCGTGGAAGACCTGATCGCTGACGAGATGATGGTCGTAACCGTCTCGAATGCCGGCTACATCAAGCGGCTTCCCGTGAGCACGTACCGCAAACAACGGCGCGGCGGCAAAGGGATCACCGGGATGGAGACCAAGGAAGAGGACTTCGTCCGCGACCTGTTCATCGCGTCCACACACCAATACATGCTCTTTTTCAGCAATGCGGGACGCGTTTATTGGCGGAAGGTGCATGAGTTGCCGCGGGCCGGCCGCACGGCGCGCGGCCGCGCCATCGTGAACCTCCTCGAGTTGTCGGGGGGAGAACTCATTACCGCTTGTCTTCCCGTGCGCGACCTGAAGGAAGAGGGCAAGAACGTTTTCATGGTGACCAAGATGGGCACGGTGAAGAAGACGATTCTGAAGGCGTTCAGCAATCCTCGCGCGACAGGCATCATCGCCATCGATATTGACCAGGGCGACGAACTGATCGACGTGCAGATCACCAACGGCGACGACAACATCCTGCTCGCTACCGCTCAGGGGAAGGCAATCCGCTTCCCCGAAAAGGACGTCCGCTCCATGGGGCGTACCGCGCGCGGCGTCGTCGGCATTCGCATGGAAAAGGGCGATTCCGTTATTGGCATGTCGCTGGCCGCGGACGAGAGCACCGTCCTGACGGTTACCGAAAACGGATACGGCAAACGCACAAAGGTGGGCGAGTACCGGTTGCAGCACCGGGGCGGCCAGGGCATCATCAACATAAAGACCTCCGAACGAAACGGGAAGGTGATCGGAATGTTGACCGTCGATGACAACGACGAGATCGTACTGGTAAGCACCGATGGCATCGTGATGCGCTGCGGAGTCAGGGGTATCCGCACCATCGGCCGCAACACACAAGGCGTCAAAGTGATGACACCGCGTCCCGGCGCCAAGGTCAGCGCCGTGGCCAAAGCTGTTGCCGAGACCAAGGAACAGCAGATAACCGATGTCGAAACCGCCGGAACCGAAGCCGAAAACGGCGCCGGCGACAGCGATACCGAAGAATTCACCGCCCCAGACGAGGAAGAATAGCTGACAGGCCGATGCTGTGATGGCGAAAGCATCGCATCGCCAGCGGCCGGCGCGGTCCAGTACAGTGGAGTGGCCAGGGTTCCTGTTTTTGAATAAGGGAGGGTGTGAGCCATCTTCGAATCCAGGTCTGGAAAGTATGCGTATTCCCGTGTTGCTGGGAAGGCGGGCCGCGGCAATTCTTGTGAACTCTGCAGGATGACGGCTCTTTCCGCGAGGCGTTCATACGGTCGGTTTTCTCGGATAGTCGGGGAGGGGACCCATGTCTGACGACGCCGCGCCGGAACTCCCGAATCCTGAAGGGGCCCCTGCTGTCCCGAAGGCGCCTCCACGTTCCCTGAAGCGGTTGGCCATACGAGGTTCCGTCTGGACGTTTGCCGGTTACGGCATCAGTCAGGTGATTCGGCTCGGTGGCAATCTGATCCTGACGCGGCTCTTGTTTCCCGAGGCCTTTGGGGTGATGGCCCTGGTCAACGTGTTCCTGACGGGGTTGGCCATGTTCAGCGATCTTGGTCTTTCCCCGAGCATCGTTCAGAGCCCTCGCGGAGAGGACGCGGATTTTTTGCGGACCGCTTGGACCATCCAAGTGATGCGAGGGGCGGTCCTCTGGCTGGGCGCATTGGCTATAAGTCTTCCTGCAGCAAGCTTTTACGACGAGCCTGCGCTCGCGAGGTTCTTGCCAATCGCTGGGTTCACTCTTTTCATCGCCGGGCTCGAATCCACCAACTTTCTTCTTTTGCAGCGGCACCTGAATGTGATGATTCAGACGGCCTTGGATATTGGTGTGCAACTGGTGAGTCTGCTCGTGAGCATAATGGGAACGCTCGTCTGGCGCGGCGCAATCGAGCAGCGCAACCTGGAAAGGGTCTTGCGTGTTCTGTTCGAGGGACAAGTTCTTGCGGATGAGGCCGTCGGTACGTCCTATCTTTGGGGCGGCATCTGGGCGTTGATTATCGGAACGCTTGTAGGTCGCGCCTTACGCATGTTTGTCACTTTTTCTTTGCCGGGGCCGCGTATGGGGCTCTCACTTCGGAAAGAGCATGTACACGAATTGATTCACTTCGGGAAATGGATATTCCTGGCGAGTATTCTTACATTTTTCGTCAATTCGTCTGATCGACCCGTGCTGGCGAAGTTCATGGATCCCGCCCAACTTGGGGTATATAGCATCGGTATGAATTTTCCCAACGTGGTACAAGGGGTGTTATACGGGATTGCTGGGCGGGTGCTCTTCCCCGTTTATGCTGAATTGGCGCGGGAGCGCCCCGAACATCTGCGAAGCCGTATGATTCGCGTACGCTTTTCCCTTGCGTGTGTTACCTTGCCTATTCTTTGGGTCATGGTGGTCTTGGGCCCGCAGCTCATCGATTTCCTCTACGATGATCGATATAGAGAAGCCGGTGTGTTCATGCAAGTACTGGCGGGAGGCACAATCGTTATAGTTCTGATGAACCCGATTGAAGCCATCTTTCTTTCTGTTGG
Proteins encoded in this window:
- the recF gene encoding DNA replication/repair protein RecF — protein: MRELKTEGFRCLNLAQFAPGNGVNVIWGDNAQGKTSLLEAILYAATSKSHRTNQESDMVQHGQHGFRIHAAAQRIDRPVTVDATWWHGQKRFKVNGVAQNKVSGILGKMPVVFFSPEDVELVRGTAAVRRKFLDMEISQIEPAYLRALQQYRQVLKQRNELLKHTALEPDLLDAWDEQLVRYGRVIARSRRAFVDELRAAAAPAYQTIAESEDLAIAFAPDIPPDKDHLAALRETRERDRRYGLTHRGPHRDDFDLVISGKAARQFASQGQQRTAALALKLAELRLVRQRIAEYPILMLDDVLSELDPKRSRRLFQTIPEEVQCLLTATHLSPDAVPAGVTCSFYRITKGQLAQA
- a CDS encoding DUF721 domain-containing protein — its product is MKRKKEPTSIQEVLAQLRQETELGRQLEQAQIWSRWPEIAGTRLMEHGRPHAVRDKVLYIEADSPVWMHRFAYRKWDLIRRINGFAGHELVSDIFLVLSEDAKDATSQDGV
- the gyrB gene encoding DNA topoisomerase (ATP-hydrolyzing) subunit B; the protein is MTKDSYGAESIQVLEGLQAVRRRPAMYVGDTNTRGLHHLVYEVVDNSIDEALNGNCTKISVTVHIDNSVSVVDDGRGIPVANHPKYRNKSALEVVMTMLHAGGKFDNSNYKVAGGLHGVGVSCVNALSEWCEVEVRREGYVHFMTFKRGEPQGKLERTKRAKGTGTRVTFRPDPEIFEVSEFSSETLLARLRELAFLNKGLRIAFEDERVDDEPVVMQYKGGIIEYVEYLNRNREALHRKPVYFEAQKDRVQCEIALQYTTSYSETVSSFANNINTHEGGTHLSGFKAALTKALNDYARKNNQFKKAEMSISGDDSREGLTAIVSVRVPNPQFEGQTKMKLGNSEVQGIVNSIVYEGLQTYFEENPTVANRIISKTVEAARAREAARKARDLTRRKSAFDSGALPGKLADCSEKDPALCELFIVEGDSAGGSAKQGRDRRYQAILPLRGKILNVEKARVDRMLNNAEIRALITALGVGFGKDDFKIENLRYHKVIIMTDADVDGAHIRTLLLTFFYRQMPGLIKRGHLYIAQPPLFQVKRGKKVQYLNTEEQMERFLLENVLEDVSVTASNGSPRSNKVTLKTLEKALQAAIERDRMFSRLERVYGVERDAAEKALKLPREKWMDPASLSQKDVRDLFADAEIIDTGQVQGTLIENGNGGDKERIKREKGQVDLAFLRSHEFSVLLSEADALSAIGSPPFRVEPAKEGQPFETDSLLQLRAHLLELAQKGLSIQRYKGLGEMNPEQLMETTMNPDSRTVLRVEAEDDTAADDMFVTLMGDMVEPRKAFIEKHAAEVRNVDT
- the gyrA gene encoding DNA gyrase subunit A; the encoded protein is MYTRNEKIVPIAIESEMKTSFMDYSMSVIVSRALPDVRDGLKPVHRRILYTMHELGLVHSRGFRKSAAVVGDTMGKYHPHGDSAIYDTLVRLAQPWSMRYPLVEGQGNFGSIDGDSPAAMRYTETRMEAITAQMLSDIEKETVNMVANYDGRLKEPTVLPSAIPNLLVNGSYGIAVGMATSCPPHNLTEVCDAIVYLIDHPEATSKDLMKFVKGPDFPGGGIICGRGGIAKAYRTGNGRVTVRARVNVETNKKTGKESLIVTELPYQVNKARLIESIADLVRAKKIDGISDLRDESDKDGMRVVIEIRKGDEPQVILNQLFKFTQLQDTASINLLALVNNSPRLLSLREMVYHYAEHRAEIVERRTRYDLDQAEKRAHILEGLLKAIDNIDEVIAIIRGSADAQDAQNALMKRFTFSEAQAGAILAMRLRRLTGLEREELEKEYAELLKEIERLRNILSSEKTIKAEVRREILETKQQYGDKRRTQILDEVSEFSVEDLIADEMMVVTVSNAGYIKRLPVSTYRKQRRGGKGITGMETKEEDFVRDLFIASTHQYMLFFSNAGRVYWRKVHELPRAGRTARGRAIVNLLELSGGELITACLPVRDLKEEGKNVFMVTKMGTVKKTILKAFSNPRATGIIAIDIDQGDELIDVQITNGDDNILLATAQGKAIRFPEKDVRSMGRTARGVVGIRMEKGDSVIGMSLAADESTVLTVTENGYGKRTKVGEYRLQHRGGQGIINIKTSERNGKVIGMLTVDDNDEIVLVSTDGIVMRCGVRGIRTIGRNTQGVKVMTPRPGAKVSAVAKAVAETKEQQITDVETAGTEAENGAGDSDTEEFTAPDEEE
- a CDS encoding oligosaccharide flippase family protein — translated: MSDDAAPELPNPEGAPAVPKAPPRSLKRLAIRGSVWTFAGYGISQVIRLGGNLILTRLLFPEAFGVMALVNVFLTGLAMFSDLGLSPSIVQSPRGEDADFLRTAWTIQVMRGAVLWLGALAISLPAASFYDEPALARFLPIAGFTLFIAGLESTNFLLLQRHLNVMIQTALDIGVQLVSLLVSIMGTLVWRGAIEQRNLERVLRVLFEGQVLADEAVGTSYLWGGIWALIIGTLVGRALRMFVTFSLPGPRMGLSLRKEHVHELIHFGKWIFLASILTFFVNSSDRPVLAKFMDPAQLGVYSIGMNFPNVVQGVLYGIAGRVLFPVYAELARERPEHLRSRMIRVRFSLACVTLPILWVMVVLGPQLIDFLYDDRYREAGVFMQVLAGGTIVIVLMNPIEAIFLSVGNSRGHCVMLISRSVLFVVSMAVGGYFYGAYGIVWGVAIGPALNYPFLVLLTRKYGAWTPLFDAACVSVSAVVIILGLWIKISIM